The Leptospira sp. WS39.C2 genome contains a region encoding:
- a CDS encoding phosphorylase, with protein sequence MPALFFAILSEAKPWIQKTNAKPISHSGKFRIYQKDSMYITITGPGKIPMALAVSEFAHLFGKEERKKMKVWNLGIAGSHIPNTKIGEYFWIHKIKDYNTGKDYYPERILSSKIQKETILTTFDNPIAKIKNENRFQVLTEQELQSISLVDMEGSAFFEAASLYFPLENIAIGKVISDFLEATFCQQETVQTLIENVLDPLYQEWIEPLPWSTDDLFETKFWPELETKISNLRLTETMKHDLKKSLRFFYLRYPNSNIPLPNLETIPNIKSKQDLKLYIQNWKNQLHV encoded by the coding sequence ATGCCAGCTTTGTTTTTTGCCATTCTTTCGGAAGCAAAACCATGGATTCAAAAAACAAATGCAAAACCGATCTCCCATTCAGGAAAATTTCGGATCTACCAAAAAGACTCGATGTACATTACAATCACAGGTCCTGGAAAAATTCCAATGGCCCTTGCTGTTTCGGAGTTTGCCCATTTATTCGGAAAAGAAGAAAGAAAAAAAATGAAGGTATGGAACCTAGGTATCGCAGGTTCCCATATTCCAAATACCAAAATTGGTGAGTATTTTTGGATCCATAAAATAAAAGACTATAACACAGGTAAGGATTATTATCCAGAACGGATTTTATCTTCCAAGATCCAAAAAGAAACAATTCTAACTACATTCGATAACCCCATCGCAAAAATAAAAAATGAAAATCGATTTCAGGTATTAACAGAACAGGAGTTACAGTCCATCTCACTTGTTGATATGGAGGGTTCTGCTTTTTTTGAAGCCGCATCTTTATATTTTCCATTAGAAAATATAGCAATTGGAAAAGTGATCTCAGATTTTTTGGAAGCTACATTTTGCCAACAGGAAACAGTTCAGACACTTATTGAGAATGTATTAGATCCTTTGTATCAAGAATGGATAGAACCCTTACCTTGGTCAACCGATGATCTATTTGAAACAAAATTTTGGCCAGAATTGGAAACAAAAATAAGTAACCTTCGTTTAACAGAGACGATGAAACATGATCTCAAAAAATCTTTACGTTTTTTTTATTTGAGGTATCCAAATTCCAACATCCCCTTACCTAATTTAGAAACAATTCCTAACATCAAATCAAAACAAGATTTAAAACTCTATATCCAAAATTGGAAAAACCAACTCCATGTTTAA
- a CDS encoding ChaN family lipoprotein yields the protein MFYKTKTYLLLFLFLVFALFGQTSPNNVQIIRTQNSESVSIDEILKEIKNVDVIVLGEEHDNNELHRFYESLLQKIFTVEQVSLSLEMLEKDQQTIVDEFMIGTISESQFLSSIPHWKNFKSDYLPLVKATKDKQGKVVAANPPRRYVNLISKKGILAYREFSPIALSYLPQAYTLEKYLTLEYKQRLTELFGGQEHSTQHNINLDYMILGQTTWDQGMAEAISAEIHRSGKKVVHLNGRFHSDRKGGVVTRLREMGHSVLVLSGFQKGREESADFVKIADFVILTNDR from the coding sequence GTGTTTTATAAGACAAAAACATATCTTCTATTATTTTTGTTTTTGGTATTTGCATTGTTTGGACAAACCAGTCCAAACAATGTTCAAATTATCCGCACACAAAATTCAGAATCTGTTTCCATTGATGAAATTCTAAAAGAAATAAAGAACGTAGATGTAATCGTTCTTGGTGAAGAACATGATAACAACGAATTACATCGGTTTTATGAATCTTTGCTACAAAAAATTTTTACAGTTGAACAGGTGAGTTTGTCTCTTGAGATGTTGGAAAAAGACCAGCAGACCATTGTTGATGAATTCATGATTGGAACCATATCTGAATCTCAATTTTTATCTTCCATACCCCATTGGAAAAATTTCAAATCGGACTATTTGCCTTTAGTGAAGGCAACAAAAGACAAACAAGGCAAAGTCGTTGCGGCAAACCCACCTCGGCGGTATGTCAATTTAATCTCAAAAAAAGGCATTTTAGCATATCGAGAATTTTCGCCAATCGCTTTGTCTTATTTGCCCCAAGCTTACACTTTAGAAAAATACCTCACATTAGAATACAAACAAAGGTTAACTGAACTTTTTGGCGGGCAGGAACATTCTACCCAACACAATATCAATTTGGATTATATGATACTCGGCCAAACCACTTGGGACCAAGGTATGGCAGAGGCAATTTCGGCTGAAATCCATCGATCTGGGAAAAAAGTGGTACACCTGAATGGACGTTTCCACTCCGATCGGAAGGGTGGGGTTGTGACTCGTCTGCGTGAAATGGGTCATTCCGTCCTCGTTCTCTCTGGTTTTCAAAAAGGCAGGGAGGAGAGTGCCGATTTTGTGAAAATCGCTGATTTTGTAATTTTAACAAACGACCGATAA